In Nitrobacteraceae bacterium AZCC 1564, the following proteins share a genomic window:
- a CDS encoding PhnB protein (product_source=KO:K04750; cath_funfam=3.10.180.10; cog=COG2764; ko=KO:K04750; pfam=PF18029; superfamily=54593), which yields MPRKVKPVPEGFDTVTPYIVADDAKNVIAFMQKAFGAELDHPPMKRPDGKIMHATMKVGSSRVMIADSSERAMASRVMLYVYVPDVDAVYQSALSAGGTSIMEPSDMFYGDRSGGVADMAGNQWFIGTHIEDVAPEELQKRAAAMFKDNAA from the coding sequence ATGCCGCGGAAAGTAAAACCCGTTCCTGAGGGATTTGACACGGTGACGCCCTATATCGTGGCCGATGACGCCAAGAACGTCATTGCATTCATGCAAAAGGCGTTTGGCGCGGAACTTGATCACCCGCCCATGAAGCGTCCGGATGGCAAGATCATGCATGCGACGATGAAGGTCGGCAGTTCGCGCGTGATGATTGCGGATTCATCCGAGCGTGCGATGGCGTCGCGTGTGATGCTCTATGTCTATGTGCCGGACGTCGATGCCGTTTATCAATCTGCGCTCTCGGCGGGCGGAACATCGATCATGGAACCATCGGACATGTTCTATGGTGATCGCAGTGGTGGTGTCGCCGACATGGCGGGCAATCAGTGGTTCATCGGCACGCACATTGAGGATGTCGCGCCGGAGGAATTGCAGAAGCGTGCCGCCGCTATGTTCAAAGACAACGCAGCCTAG
- a CDS encoding putative dithiol-disulfide oxidoreductase (DUF899 family) (product_source=COG4312; cog=COG4312; pfam=PF05988; superfamily=52833): MNLRPAVELANANGARYPNESEAYRRARTALLAEEIELRRHIERVAEMRRALPPGGEVREDYRFDGESGPVSFEQLFDDKQTLAIYSYMFGPQRKEPCPMCTSVMGAWENKVPDIEQCIAFVCIARSPIERLVAAKEARGWHKLKVYSDSSGDFTRDYVSAEDADIPAYNVFTRRDGMIRHFWSSEMGAETADPGQDPRGAPDLDPLWTILDTTPEGRGSNWYPKLNY; this comes from the coding sequence ATGAATCTCAGGCCCGCTGTAGAGCTCGCAAACGCCAATGGTGCGCGTTATCCCAATGAGAGCGAGGCCTATCGCCGTGCGCGCACCGCGTTGCTCGCTGAAGAGATCGAATTGCGCCGCCATATTGAGCGTGTTGCCGAAATGCGGCGTGCGCTGCCGCCGGGTGGCGAGGTTCGCGAAGATTATCGTTTCGACGGCGAGAGCGGACCTGTGTCATTCGAACAATTGTTCGACGACAAGCAAACGCTCGCGATCTACTCTTATATGTTCGGCCCGCAGCGCAAGGAGCCGTGCCCGATGTGCACGTCCGTGATGGGCGCGTGGGAGAATAAGGTTCCCGACATCGAGCAGTGCATCGCATTTGTTTGTATCGCCCGTTCGCCGATCGAGCGGCTGGTCGCGGCCAAGGAAGCGCGCGGTTGGCACAAGCTGAAAGTTTACTCCGACAGTAGCGGTGATTTCACACGCGATTATGTCAGCGCTGAAGACGCAGACATTCCGGCCTACAACGTGTTCACGCGCCGGGATGGGATGATCCGCCACTTCTGGAGCAGCGAGATGGGCGCCGAGACTGCGGATCCCGGGCAAGATCCGCGTGGTGCGCCGGATCTTGATCCACTCTGGACCATTCTCGACACCACGCCGGAAGGGCGGGGAAGCAATTGGTATCCAAAGCTGAACTATTAG
- a CDS encoding 4-amino-4-deoxy-L-arabinose transferase-like glycosyltransferase (product_source=COG1807; cath_funfam=1.10.287.70; cog=COG1807; pfam=PF13231; transmembrane_helix_parts=Inside_1_10,TMhelix_11_33,Outside_34_71,TMhelix_72_90,Inside_91_101,TMhelix_102_124,Outside_125_148,TMhelix_149_183,Inside_184_189,TMhelix_190_212,Outside_213_241,TMhelix_242_264,Inside_265_276,TMhelix_277_296,Outside_297_305,TMhelix_306_328,Inside_329_340,TMhelix_341_363,Outside_364_507) — protein MTSDALKPRSVALIVGALVLLRLVVAAFTPLTFDEAYYWTWSKHLAGGYYDHPPAVALVIRLGTMIAGDTELGVRLASILLALPMSWAVYRTAEILFGDVRIAALSAILLNATMMVGAGTVIVTPDAPLMVTSAFVLLFQAKVLQTGRGIWWLAVGAAVGCALVSKYTALFFGAQILLWLLLVKEMRRWLTSPWPYLGGVLAFAIFSPVVLWNADHQWVSFIKQFGRARVEGMTLKYLAETIPAQIAFATPSVFILGVFGLYALLKRSERTPDKNAAARTLINTSFWIIFVYFIWHSLHARVEANWLGPVYPAFSIAAAYAAFGRTWATRESRAIDLSRRWALPIGVALFVALIVQTNTGLFTGFRRDPTVRAVAVGWRALANEIEATRIRIGASCVVAEDYGTTSLLAFYLPKETCVAQRNQRIRWVNMPEPEPALLVGKLLLVGDDYPNGPVHLARLYERVEKLANVERKRSGVPVETYQLSLLDTAKGDPFDRAPPPELGGPVH, from the coding sequence ATGACTTCAGATGCGTTGAAGCCTCGTAGCGTCGCGTTGATCGTCGGCGCTTTGGTTCTGCTGCGGCTCGTGGTGGCCGCTTTCACGCCACTGACATTCGACGAAGCCTATTACTGGACCTGGTCCAAGCATCTCGCCGGAGGGTACTACGACCACCCGCCGGCGGTCGCTCTTGTTATCCGCCTCGGCACCATGATCGCGGGTGATACTGAACTCGGCGTTCGTCTGGCATCTATCCTGCTTGCGCTTCCCATGAGTTGGGCGGTGTACCGGACCGCCGAGATTCTGTTCGGTGACGTACGGATCGCAGCACTCTCAGCGATCCTTCTCAATGCAACGATGATGGTCGGAGCGGGGACTGTCATCGTGACCCCCGATGCGCCGCTGATGGTGACGTCGGCTTTTGTTCTGCTGTTCCAGGCCAAGGTCCTGCAAACTGGCCGCGGTATCTGGTGGCTCGCTGTCGGCGCGGCGGTGGGATGTGCGCTGGTGTCGAAATACACCGCGCTGTTTTTCGGCGCGCAAATCCTGTTGTGGTTGCTGCTTGTAAAAGAGATGCGCCGCTGGCTGACGTCACCGTGGCCGTATCTCGGCGGTGTGCTTGCTTTTGCGATCTTCTCACCGGTGGTGCTCTGGAACGCGGATCACCAATGGGTCTCGTTCATCAAGCAATTTGGGCGCGCGCGCGTTGAGGGTATGACCCTCAAGTATCTTGCGGAGACGATACCTGCACAAATCGCCTTCGCGACACCATCGGTCTTCATCCTCGGGGTCTTCGGCCTTTATGCACTGCTGAAACGCAGCGAACGTACACCCGACAAGAACGCTGCAGCGCGGACCCTGATCAATACCAGTTTCTGGATTATCTTCGTCTACTTCATCTGGCATTCGCTTCATGCGCGTGTCGAAGCGAACTGGCTAGGGCCTGTTTATCCCGCGTTTTCGATTGCCGCAGCCTACGCTGCTTTCGGCAGGACATGGGCCACCCGCGAAAGCCGCGCGATCGATCTGTCTCGCCGCTGGGCCTTGCCGATCGGAGTGGCGCTGTTCGTTGCCCTGATTGTACAGACCAATACGGGGCTATTCACCGGCTTCCGACGCGACCCGACCGTCCGTGCCGTGGCTGTCGGCTGGCGAGCGCTTGCGAACGAGATTGAAGCCACGCGCATTCGCATTGGTGCAAGTTGCGTGGTTGCCGAAGACTACGGCACAACGTCGTTGCTCGCATTCTATCTGCCCAAGGAGACATGCGTCGCGCAGCGCAATCAGCGCATTCGCTGGGTCAATATGCCCGAGCCGGAACCCGCTTTGTTGGTGGGAAAGCTGCTTTTGGTTGGCGATGATTATCCCAACGGGCCGGTGCACTTGGCTAGACTGTATGAGCGCGTTGAAAAGCTTGCGAATGTTGAGCGCAAGCGGAGCGGGGTTCCAGTCGAGACCTACCAGCTATCTCTACTGGACACTGCGAAAGGTGATCCGTTCGACCGCGCGCCACCTCCCGAGCTTGGCGGGCCAGTACATTAG
- a CDS encoding dolichol-phosphate mannosyltransferase (product_source=KO:K00721; cath_funfam=3.90.550.10; cog=COG0463; ko=KO:K00721; pfam=PF00535,PF04138; superfamily=53448; transmembrane_helix_parts=Inside_1_244,TMhelix_245_267,Outside_268_276,TMhelix_277_295,Inside_296_314,TMhelix_315_337,Outside_338_341,TMhelix_342_361,Inside_362_370), with product MTEASVPGAATARQLCVVVPTFNERDNVPKLFKKLEAALAGISWEVIFVDDNSPDGTFDVARSLAQSDPRVRCIRRIGRRGLSGACIEGILASSAPFVAVMDADLQHDETQLPKMLAVLQAKQAELVVGSRYVSGGDTGNFSSTRLGGSVFATTIAKKLLHIDVADPMSGFFMIRRDRFEQLAPTLSVQGFKILLDIIASAQGKLRVVEVPYSFGERLHGESKLDSRVVLDFLGLVLAKLTRDLVSLRFVLFAVVGSLGLLVHLVALYTALALSVPFAHAQAFAALVAMTGNFLLNNRLTYRDQRLKGFALIRGLLLFYLVCSVGLLANVGVAFSVYNQEPIWWLAGVAGALMGVVWNYGVSSLFVWRAK from the coding sequence ATGACTGAGGCTTCTGTCCCCGGGGCAGCTACGGCACGGCAACTGTGCGTGGTGGTGCCGACTTTTAACGAGCGCGATAACGTCCCCAAGCTTTTCAAAAAGCTGGAGGCGGCGCTTGCTGGCATTTCGTGGGAGGTCATTTTTGTCGATGACAACTCGCCGGATGGCACGTTCGACGTGGCGCGGAGCCTTGCGCAATCTGATCCCCGTGTGCGCTGTATCCGCCGCATAGGCCGGCGGGGCTTATCCGGGGCTTGCATTGAGGGCATCTTGGCGTCGTCTGCACCGTTCGTGGCGGTGATGGACGCTGACTTGCAGCACGATGAAACGCAGCTTCCGAAGATGCTTGCAGTGCTGCAGGCCAAGCAGGCTGAGCTCGTCGTAGGTAGCCGCTATGTCAGTGGTGGTGATACCGGCAATTTCAGCAGTACCCGCCTTGGGGGGAGCGTGTTCGCGACGACGATCGCGAAGAAGCTGCTGCATATCGATGTCGCCGATCCCATGAGCGGATTTTTCATGATCCGGCGGGATCGCTTCGAGCAGTTGGCGCCTACACTGTCGGTGCAGGGCTTCAAGATTCTTCTTGATATTATCGCGAGCGCGCAAGGCAAGTTGCGCGTCGTGGAGGTTCCTTATTCCTTTGGCGAGCGCCTGCATGGCGAGAGTAAGCTGGATTCCAGAGTGGTGCTGGATTTCCTCGGACTTGTTCTCGCGAAGTTGACGCGAGATCTGGTCTCACTCCGCTTCGTATTGTTTGCGGTGGTTGGTTCGCTCGGTCTTCTGGTGCATCTCGTCGCGCTTTATACGGCGCTTGCACTCTCTGTTCCGTTCGCGCATGCACAGGCCTTCGCGGCACTGGTGGCGATGACCGGAAACTTCCTGCTCAACAATCGCCTGACTTATAGGGACCAGCGGTTAAAAGGCTTCGCGCTGATCCGCGGCCTGTTGCTGTTTTATCTCGTCTGTAGTGTCGGTCTTCTCGCCAACGTTGGTGTTGCGTTCTCCGTCTACAATCAAGAACCGATCTGGTGGCTTGCAGGCGTTGCCGGTGCGCTGATGGGCGTGGTTTGGAATTATGGTGTATCCAGCCTGTTCGTCTGGCGCGCCAAATGA
- a CDS encoding hypothetical protein (product_source=Hypo-rule applied): MPTTTEGPAWRFKTARTSGALKSPAVSSRGRLDDGAEAATSSLDNK; this comes from the coding sequence ATGCCAACGACCACGGAGGGACCCGCCTGGAGATTTAAGACTGCGCGTACATCCGGCGCGCTCAAGTCTCCCGCGGTATCTTCTCGTGGTCGTCTCGACGACGGAGCCGAAGCTGCGACGTCGTCGTTAGACAACAAGTAG
- a CDS encoding uncharacterized protein YecE (DUF72 family) (product_source=COG1801; cath_funfam=3.20.20.410; cog=COG1801; pfam=PF01904; superfamily=117396) — protein MAKKSGQIHIGIGGWTFEPWRGVFYPEKLAQSKELSYAASKLTSIEINGTYYGSQKPESFRKWAGEVPDGFIFSVKGPRFATNRRVLAEAGDSIKRFYDSGVLELRDRLGPVLWQFAPTKKFDEADFGAFLELLPRKLDGRDLRHVVEVRHDSFCTPAFIALLRKFEVAVVYADHAKYPAIADVTTDFVYARLQTGKDTLKTCYPPKELDEWANRLKLWAQGGEPDDLPRSDKASAKKEPRDVFAYVIHEGKVRAPAGAMELIERVK, from the coding sequence ATGGCCAAGAAATCAGGACAAATTCATATCGGTATCGGCGGATGGACCTTCGAACCTTGGAGAGGCGTCTTTTACCCGGAGAAGCTGGCCCAGTCGAAAGAGCTGTCTTATGCCGCGTCGAAGCTAACATCGATCGAGATCAACGGCACGTATTACGGTTCCCAGAAGCCGGAAAGCTTTCGCAAATGGGCCGGCGAAGTCCCGGATGGCTTCATCTTCTCGGTCAAGGGACCGAGATTCGCCACCAATCGCCGTGTGCTGGCTGAAGCCGGTGATTCCATTAAGCGCTTCTACGACTCCGGCGTCCTCGAGCTGCGCGACCGGCTTGGTCCGGTCCTGTGGCAGTTCGCACCGACCAAGAAGTTCGATGAAGCCGACTTCGGGGCATTCCTTGAACTGCTCCCGCGCAAGCTCGATGGCCGCGATCTGCGTCACGTGGTCGAGGTACGGCATGACAGCTTTTGCACACCGGCGTTTATCGCCCTGCTGCGCAAATTCGAGGTCGCGGTCGTCTATGCCGACCACGCCAAATATCCGGCCATCGCCGACGTCACCACGGATTTCGTTTATGCGCGGCTGCAGACCGGAAAAGATACGCTCAAAACCTGCTACCCGCCGAAGGAGCTCGATGAGTGGGCGAACCGCTTGAAGCTTTGGGCACAGGGTGGCGAACCGGACGATCTGCCCCGCTCCGACAAAGCCTCGGCCAAGAAGGAGCCTCGGGATGTCTTCGCCTATGTCATCCACGAGGGAAAAGTCCGCGCTCCGGCAGGCGCGATGGAATTGATTGAACGCGTGAAATGA